One Saccharomyces kudriavzevii IFO 1802 strain IFO1802 genome assembly, chromosome: 4 genomic region harbors:
- the HEM1 gene encoding 5-aminolevulinate synthase (similar to Saccharomyces cerevisiae HEM1 (YDR232W); ancestral locus Anc_8.453), which translates to MQRSIFARFGSPSAAVSALNKLSTAAAPQAKSGYATTSGAGAAAATATASTTNAAAAAAAAANHSTQESGFDYEGLIDSELQKKRLDKSYRYFNNINRLAKEFPLAHRQREADKVTVWCSNDYLALSKHPEVLDAMHKTIDKYGCGAGGTRNIAGHNIPTMNLEAELATLHKKEGALVFSSCYVANDAVLSLLGQKMKDLVIFSDELNHASMIVGIKHANVKKHIFKHNDLNELEKLLQSYPKSVPKLIAFESVYSMAGSVADIEKICDLADKYGALTFLDEVHAVGLYGPHGAGVAEHCDFESHRASGIATPKANDKGGAKTVMDRVDMITGTLGKSFGSVGGYVAASRKLIDWFRSFAPGFIFTTTLPPSTMAGATAAIRYQRCHIDLRTAQQRHTMYVKKAFHDLGIPVIPNPSHIVPVLIGNADLAKQASDILINKHQIYVQAINFPTVSRGTERLRITPTPGHTDDLSDILINAVDDVFNELQLPRVRDWENQGGLLGVGEAGFVEEPNLWTSKQLSLTNDNLNPNIRDPIIKQLEVSSGIKQ; encoded by the coding sequence ATGCAACGTTCCATCTTTGCGAGATTCGGCAGCCCATCTGCCGCTGTTTCCGCTCTCAATAAACTGTCCACCGCAGCCGCACCACAGGCGAAAAGCGGTTATGCCACTACTTCCGGTGCTGGCGCCGCTGCTGCTACTGCCACAGCTTCCACCACGAATGCTGCCGCTGCTGCTGCCGCCGCCGCTAATCACTCCACTCAAGAGTCGGGATTTGATTACGAGGGTTTGATAGATTCTGAACTGCAGAAGAAAAGACTGGACAAGTCATACAGGTACTTTAACAATATCAACCGTTTGGCAAAGGAGTTCCCACTAGCCCATCGTCAGAGGGAGGCAGACAAGGTTACCGTTTGGTGTTCCAACGATTATTTGGCCTTGTCCAAGCACCCTGAGGTGCTGGACGCGATGCACAAGACTATAGATAAGTATGGTTGCGGTGCTGGTGGTACAAGAAACATTGCCGGCCATAACATACCCACTATGAACCTGGAGGCAGAACTGGCCACTTTGCACAAGAAGGAAGGGGCCTTGGTCTTTTCGTCGTGTTACGTTGCCAACGACGCTGTCTTGTCCCTACTGGGCCAAAAGATGAAGGACTTGGTGATTTTTTCCGACGAACTAAACCACGCCTCCATGATCGTTGGTATCAAGCATGCCAACGTTAAGAAGCACATTTTCAAACACAACGACTTGAACGAATTGGAAAAGCTACTGCAGTCGTATCCTAAATCCGTCCCTAAACTAATTGCATTTGAGTCCGTGTACTCCATGGCGGGTTCAGTAGCagacattgaaaaaatttgcgATTTGGCCGATAAATACGGTGCCCTAACCTTTTTGGATGAAGTCCACGCCGTTGGCCTGTACGGTCCTCACGGCGCAGGTGTTGCGGAACACTGTGATTTCGAAAGTCATCGTGCAAGCGGTATTGCCACTCCCAAGGCCAACGACAAGGGCGGTGCAAAAACTGTTATGGATCGCGTTGACATGATTACCGGTACGTTAGGTAAGTCGTTTGGTAGTGTAGGTGGCTACGTAGCAGCCTCTAGAAAACTGATCGATTGGTTCAGATCATTCGCACCCggttttattttcaccaCCACTTTGCCACCTTCCACCATGGCAGGCGCTACCGCGGCCATTAGATACCAACGTTGCCACATAGATCTAAGGACTGCTCAACAGAGACACACCATGTACGTGAAAAAGGCCTTCCATGACTTGGGCATTCCCGTTATTCCGAATCCTTCCCACATCGTTCCGGTGTTGATTGGCAATGCTGATTTGGCCAAGCAAGCTTCTGATATTCTAATCAACAAACATCAAATCTACGTGCAGGCTATCAACTTCCCCACCGTCTCTCGTGGTACGGAAAGGTTGAGAATTACCCCAACCCCAGGCCACACTGACGATTTGTCCGATATTTTAATTAATGCTGTTGATGATGTGTTTAACGAACTGCAATTGCCACGTGTCAGGGACTGGGAAAACCAAGGCGGTCTACTGGGCGTCGGCGAAGCCGGATTCGTGGAAGAGCCCAACTTATGGACATCGAAACAACTATCTTTGACTAATGACAACTTGAATCCTAATATCAGAGACCCAATTATCAAACAACTAGAGGTCTCTAGTGGTATCAAACAGTGA
- the RTN1 gene encoding Rtn1p (similar to Saccharomyces cerevisiae RTN2 (YDL204W) and RTN1 (YDR233C); ancestral locus Anc_8.454) → MSTPVQHTPPQQPPQQQKSCNCDLLLWRNPVQTGKYFGGSLLALLILKKVNLITFFLKVAYTILFTTGSIEFVSKLFLGQGLITKYGAKDCPNVVGFIKPRIDEALKQLPIFQAHIRKTVFAQVPKHTFKTAVALFLLHKFFSWFSIWTIVFVGDIFTFTLPVIYYSYKHEIDATVAQGVEISRQKTQEFSQLACEKSKPYLDKVESKLGPISNLVKSKTASVSSTAGPQAATTTKLAAEVPLEPESKAYTSSAQVMPEVPQHEPSTTQEFNVDELSNELKKSTKNLQNELEKNNA, encoded by the coding sequence ATGTCTACCCCAGTTCAACACACGCCTCCTCAGCAACCaccacaacaacaaaaaagcTGTAATTGCGATTTGCTATTATGGAGGAACCCTGTCCAAACCGGTAAATATTTCGGTGGGTCCCTATTAGCCCTgttaattttgaagaaagttAACTTGatcactttctttttgaaggTCGCTTACACCATCTTATTCACAACAGGATCCATCGAATTTGTATCCAAGCTCTTTTTGGGTCAGGGTCTGATCACTAAGTATGGTGCTAAGGATTGTCCAAATGTCGTTGGCTTTATCAAGCCTCGCATCGACGAAGCCTTGAAGCAGTTACCAATTTTCCAGGCACACATAAGAAAAACGGTGTTCGCCCAAGTGCCTAAGCACACTTTCAAGACTGCTGTTGCTCTATTCCTTCTACATAAGTTCTTCTCCTGGTTCTCCATCTGGACCATCGTCTTTGTTGGTGACATTTTCACTTTCACTTTGCCAGTCATTTATTACTCCTACAAACATGAAATCGACGCCACCGTTGCTCAAGGTGTAGAAATTTCCAGGCAAAAGACCCAAGAATTCTCTCAATTGGCTTGTGAAAAATCTAAGCCATACTTAGATAAGGTTGAATCCAAATTGGGCCCTATTTCCAACTTGGTGAAATCTAAGACCGCTTCTGTCTCCTCTACTGCCGGCCCTCAAGCCGCCACCACTACTAAGTTGGCTGCCGAGGTTCCATTAGAGCCAGAATCTAAAGCTTACACGTCCTCTGCTCAGGTCATGCCAGAAGTTCCGCAACACGAACCTTCCACCACCCAAGAGTTCAATGTCGACGAGTTGTCTaatgaattgaagaagagtaCAAAGAACTTGCAAAATGAATTGGAGAAAAACAACGCCTAA
- the LYS4 gene encoding homoaconitate hydratase LYS4 (similar to Saccharomyces cerevisiae LYS4 (YDR234W); ancestral locus Anc_8.455) has translation MLRSTTVTRSFHSSRAWLKGQNLTEKIVQSYAVNLPKGKVVQSGDYVSIKPAHCMSHDNSWPVALKFMGLGATKIRNPSQIVNTLDHDIQNKSEKNLTKYKNIENFAKKHHVDHYPAGRGIGHQIMIEEGYAFPLNMTVASDSHSNTYGGMGSLGTPIVRTDAAAIWATGQTWWQIPPVAKVELKGQLPQGVSGKDIIVALCGLFNNDQVLNHAIEFTGDSLNALPIDHRLTIANMTTEWGALSGLFPVDETLINWYKNRLQKLGTDDHPRINPKTIRELEEKAKVVKADEDAHYAKKLVIDLSTLTHYVSGPNSVKVSNTVQDLSKQDVKINKAYLVSCTNSRLSDLESAAEVVCPTGDLNKVNKVAPGVEFYVAAASSEIEKDARKSGAWEKLLKAGCIPLPSGCGPCIGLGAGLLEPGEVGISATNRNFKGRMGSKDALAYLASPAVVAASAVLGKIGSPAEVLSTSEIPFNGVKIEIIENTVAEGEDKTEAAAPKQSVEILEGFPKEISGELVLCDADNINTDGIYPGKYTYQDDVPKEKMAEVCMENYDAEFRTKVHSGDIIISGFNFGTGSSREQAATALLAKGINLVVSGSFGNIFSRNSINNALLTLEIPALIKKLREKYQDAPKELTRRTGWFLKWDVANAKVVVTEGSSNGPVILEQKVGELGKNLQEIIVKGGLEGWVKSQL, from the coding sequence ATGCTACGATCGACCACTGTTACTCGTTCGTTTCACAGCTCCAGGGCCTGGTTAAAGGGTCAGAACCTGACTGAGAAGATCGTCCAATCCTATGCAGTCAACCTGCCCAAGGGCAAAGTCGTCCAGTCCGGTGACTATGTCTCTATCAAACCCGCACACTGTATGTCCCACGATAACTCTTGGCCCGTGGCTTTGAAGTTCATGGGTCTTGGCGCTACCAAGATTAGAAACCCTTCACAGATTGTGAACACCCTTGACCACGATATCCAGAACAAATCtgagaaaaatttgaccAAGTACAAGAACATCGAGAACTTCGCTAAAAAACACCATGTGGACCACTACCCTGCTGGTAGAGGTATTGGTCATCAAATCATGATTGAGGAGGGCTACGCCTTTCCATTGAACATGACGGTCGCATCCGACTCCCATTCAAACACCTACGGTGGTATGGGCTCGCTCGGGACCCCCATCGTGAGAACAGACGCTGCAGCCATATGGGCCACCGGTCAAACGTGGTGGCAGATTCCGCCGGTGGCTAAAGTTGAGTTGAAGGGTCAATTGCCCCAAGGTGTCTCCGGTAAGGATATCATTGTCGCACTATGTGGGCTTTTCAACAACGATCAAGTTCTAAACCACGCCATTGAATTCACTGGCGACTCTTTGAATGCGTTACCCATCGATCACAGACTCACTATAGCCAACATGACCACCGAGTGGGGGGCCCTTTCTGGTCTGTTCCCCGTTGACGAAACTTTGATCAACTGGTACAAGAACCGCCTGCAGAAGTTGGGAACCGATGACCATCCAAGAATTAACCCAAAAACCATCCGCgaactggaagaaaaggctAAAGTTGTGAAAGCGGACGAGGATGCTCACTACGCCAAAAAACTAGTTATTGATCTTTCCACGTTAACTCACTACGTCTCAGGCCCCAACAGTGTCAAGGTCTCGAACACCGTGCAGGATCTATCTAAACAAGATGTCAAGATAAATAAGGCCTATTTAGTGTCTTGTACGAACTCCCGTCTGTCTGATTTGGAATCTGCCGCCGAGGTGGTTTGCCCCACTGGCGATTTGAACAAGGTTAACAAGGTCGCTCCGGGCGTGGAATTCTATGTAGCTGCTGCCTCATCAGAGATTGAGAAAGACGCTCGTAAATCAGGTGCTTGGGAAAAGCTGCTAAAGGCTGGTTGTATTCCGCTACCTTCTGGTTGTGGTCCATGCATTGGTCTAGGTGCGGGTCTATTGGAACCAGGCGAAGTCGGTATCAGTGCTACAAACAGAAATTTCAAGGGTAGAATGGGCTCCAAGGATGCTTTGGCTTACTTGGCCTCTCCCGCTGTGGTCGCTGCTTCTGCTGTGTTGGGTAAGATCGGTTCCCCTGCTGAAGTGCTATCCACAAGTGAAATCCCATTCAACGGTGTCAAGATTGagataattgaaaatactGTTGCTGAAGGAGAAGATAAAACCGAAGCGGCTGCTCCTAAGCAATCCGTTGAAATATTGGAAGGTTTCCCTAAAGAGATTTCTGGTGAATTAGTCCTATGTGATGCTGATAACATCAACACCGATGGTATATATCCAGGGAAGTACACTTATCAAGACGATGTCcccaaagaaaagatggcCGAGGTTTGTATGGAAAATTATGATGCTGAATTCAGAACAAAAGTTCATTCCGGTGATATAATCATCAGCGGGTTTAATTTCGGTACTGGTTCCTCCAGAGAACAAGCCGCCACTGCATTATTGGCTAAAGGCATCAATCTAGTCGTCTCGGGCTCCTTCGGTAATATCTTCTCAAGAAATTCCATTAACAACGCTCTTTTGACTTTGGAAATTCCAGCTCtaatcaagaaattgcGTGAGAAATACCAAGATGCCCCTAAGGAACTCACAAGAAGAACTGGCTGGTTTTTGAAATGGGATGTAGCCAACGCTAAAGTGGTAGTCACCGAGGGATCCTCGAATGGCCCTGTGATCTTGGAACAAAAAGTGGGTGAGTTAGGTAAAAACCTACAAGAAATTATTGTGAAAGGCGGTTTGGAAGGTTGGGTCAAATCTCAACTATAA
- the PRP42 gene encoding mRNA splicing protein PRP42 (similar to Saccharomyces cerevisiae PRP42 (YDR235W); ancestral locus Anc_8.457) codes for MDKYTALINDKKFSAFTLNVSRYPKSLAYWEKLLNCIINASTPIYKSTEPQLLELIRYTYSSMLNEFPYLENYYIDFALLEYKLGNVSTSHKIFQHGLKAFNQRSLLLWISYLKFCNNVVSNQKQLFKKYETAEEFIGLHFFSGEFWDLYLEQIQLRCKAFKRYWSVLRKVLEIPLHSFSKFYALWLQHLDGIMDLKQLTQLTSEDELLKKLKIDIRYSGRKGPYLQEAKKKLKKMTKEMYMVVQYQVLEIYSIFESKIYINYYTSPETLVSSDELETWIKYLDYTIKLQTDSLTHLNFQRALLPLAHYDIIWIKYSQWLINAKNDLLGAKNVLLTGLKFSLKKTKIMKLLYSIICKLNDYELLRSLLEKIESSYSGNIENVDDFEIFWDYLQFRVFYQNSVSSSRYSDSQSGGILNKELFDKVWKRLSCKEEKSGQEILLNNLIQFYSKDTVEFVEKNVFQKIIASGWDYYLQNSTFWSCYCRLIYFDASRSYLEKRQYIVKTIWPQIDKKFAQSVSPSLAEFCQSYFPEELDTLDALFAEEA; via the coding sequence ATGGACAAGTATACCGCTTTGATTAACgataagaaattttcagCTTTTACATTGAATGTCTCAAGATATCCCAAAAGTCTCGCATACTGGGAGAAGTTACTGAATTGCATAATAAATGCTTCTACGCCAATATATAAATCCACCGAGCCTCAACTACTAGAGCTGATACGCTACACTTATTCTTCCATGCTAAACGAGTTTCCGTATTTAGAAAATTACTACATTGATTTCGCATTACTGGAATATAAGCTGGGGAATGTTTCTACGTCgcataaaatatttcaacaTGGATTGAAAGCATTCAATCAGAGATCTTTGTTACTATGGATATCTTATCTGAAATTCTGTAACAATGTTGTCTCAAATCAAAAGCAATTgtttaaaaaatatgaaacGGCTGAAGAATTCATTGGcttgcattttttcagtgGGGAGTTTTGGGATCTATATCTGgaacaaattcaattgAGATGTAAAGctttcaaaagatattGGAGCGTGTTAAGAAAGGTGCTTGAAATTCCTTTACActctttttccaaattctACGCCTTATGGTTGCAACATCTAGACGGCATAATGGATCTAAAGCAACTAACACAACTCACAAGTGAAGACGAATTACTgaagaaactaaaaataGATATCAGATATAGTGGAAGGAAGGGCCCATATCTACAGGAagcgaagaagaaactgaaaaagatgACCAAGGAGATGTATATGGTAGTTCAGTATCAGGTACTCGAAATCTACTCCATTTTcgaatcaaaaatatatatcaaCTATTACACATCACCAGAAACCTTAGTTTCTTCCGATGAATTAGAAACATGGATAAAATACCTGGATTATACCATTAAGTTACAGACTGATTCATTAACGCActtgaattttcaaagggCGCTACTTCCTTTGGCTCATTATGATATTATATGGATAAAATACAGTCAGTGGTTGATCAACGCAAAAAATGACCTCTTAGGGGCTAAGAACGTTTTATTAACGGgtttaaaattttctctgAAGAAGACTAAGATAATGAAGCTACTTTATTCAATTATTTGTAAATTGAATGATTACGAACTCCTGCGATCTTTgttagaaaaaattgaatcaTCATACTCTGGCAATATCGAAAatgttgatgattttgaaatattttgggATTATCTTCAATTCAGAGTTTTCTACCAAAATTCTGTGTCTTCAAGTCGATATTCTGATTCACAATCCGGTGGAATCCTGAATAAAGAACTATTTGATAAAGTATGGAAACGCTTGAGCTgtaaggaagaaaagagcggacaagaaattttgttGAATAACTTGATACAGTTCTATTCGAAGGACACAGTGGAATttgtagaaaaaaatgtattccaaaaaataatagcGTCCGGTTGGGATTACTACCTACAAAATAGTACTTTTTGGTCGTGTTATTGCCGTTTAATTTATTTTGATGCTTCCAGATCGTATTTAGAGAAAAGACAGTATATTGTAAAAACAATTTGGCCCCAAATCGATAAGAAATTTGCTCAGAGTGTGTCGCCATCGTTGGCGGAATTCTGTCAATCCTACTTTCCAGAAGAACTGGACACATTAGATGCATTGTTTGCTGAAGAAGCTTGA
- the FMN1 gene encoding riboflavin kinase (similar to Saccharomyces cerevisiae FMN1 (YDR236C); ancestral locus Anc_8.459) produces MFTWTVYISILVVLAGTILMHRNSNADMIDSLEREVNLPIPVQPGPPFPLVTEYCDIVCGFGRGSAELGIPTANVPIGQLPRQMNDLDLGVYFGFAHIKPAEHREPSVETRQDGRTVVYNYGQYLSEVNGDLDVLPMVLSVGKNPFYGNDFKTMELHVLHDFKNDFYGAKVKFNILGHIRPELNYTTKEALIKDINIDIKTAQSVLVTSPYQTFKRQL; encoded by the coding sequence ATGTTTACCTGGACTGTTTATATCTCAATATTAGTTGTGCTAGCAGGTACCATCCTGATGCATCGCAATTCGAATGCTGATATGATTGATAGTCTTGAACGAGAGGTAAATTTGCCCATACCTGTACAACCAGGTCCACCCTTTCCACTTGTTACTGAGTATTGTGATATTGTATGTGGGTTTGGGCGTGGATCTGCTGAATTGGGTATCCCTACTGCCAATGTGCCCATAGGACAGTTACCTAGGCAAATGAACGATTTAGATTTGGGAGTTTATTTTGGGTTCGCTCATATTAAACCTGCTGAACACAGAGAACCCTCAGTGGAAACAAGGCAGGATGGCAGAACCGTGGTTTATAATTACGGCCAATATCTAAGTGAGGTCAACGGTGATTTGGACGTACTTCCCATGGTGCTTTCCGTAGGGAAAAATCCATTCTATGGAAATGATTTCAAAACTATGGAATTGCATGTTCTTCATGATTTCAAGAATGATTTTTATGGGGCTAAGGTTAAATTCAATATCCTGGGTCACATTAGGCCTGAATTAAACTATACTACTAAGGAAGCCTTGATCAAAGATATCAATATCGATATTAAGACTGCGCAGAGCGTTCTGGTTACTTCGCCGTATCAAACATTCAAACGCCAACTTTAG
- the MRPL7 gene encoding mitochondrial 54S ribosomal protein uL5m (similar to Saccharomyces cerevisiae MRPL7 (YDR237W); ancestral locus Anc_8.461), producing the protein MRRFTLATHRSFSHSCANPKSACSLVKPVHHLVKIDKSKLSPRFPELKYDKNDIRSPGFKPKDSHADRLNDHYLNTLQSDLLLINYSHNASVEKGLKQRTWSGDSPYHLNRPPKNPQGSKVQLPDIHPIKWSNIPGLESVVINCFVREARENQLFAITAAVQLQQITGCKPKPIFSKNDVPTWKLRKGHQMGAKVELKGKEMSQFLSTLTEIVLPRIREYKGISNQSGNRFGGISFGLTAEDIKFFPEIDANQDSWPKTFGMHININTSAQLDYQARTLLSGFQFPFFGEEK; encoded by the coding sequence ATGCGGAGATTTACCTTAGCTACTCATAGATCATTTTCCCACTCCTGCGCCAACCCCAAATCTGCATGCTCGTTGGTCAAACCCGTTCATCATTTGGTTAAGATTGATAAATCAAAATTATCTCCTAGATTCCCAGAACTGAAGTATGATAAGAATGATATCAGGTCACCTGGATTCAAACCAAAAGATTCTCACGCAGACAGGCTCAATGATCATTATCTAAACACTTTACAATCTGATCTGCTATTAATCAATTATTCACACAATGCGAGTGTGGAAAAAGGTTTGAAGCAAAGAACGTGGAGTGGTGATTCGCCGTACCATTTGAACAGACCGCCCAAAAATCCTCAGGGTTCCAAGGTCCAGCTACCTGACATTCACCCCATTAAATGGAGTAACATTCCCGGATTAGAAAGTGTTGTGATCAATTGTTTTGTTAGGGAGGCAAGAGAAAACCAATTGTTTGCTATTACTGCAGCTGTGCAATTACAACAAATAACTGGATGTAAACCCAAACCAATCTTCTCTAAAAACGATGTTCCAACTTGGAAATTAAGAAAGGGTCACCAAATGGGAGCCAAAGTCGAGTtaaagggaaaagaaatgtcaCAGTTCTTAAGTACATTGACGGAGATTGTCTTACCAAGAATCAGAGAATACAAAGGTATCAGTAACCAATCCGGGAATAGATTTGGCGGGATAAGTTTTGGCCTGACGGCTGAAGATATCAAGTTTTTCCCAGAAATTGACGCAAACCAAGACTCATGGCCAAAAACTTTTGGTATGCATATTAATATAAACACTTCTGCTCAATTAGACTACCAGGCAAGAACTTTGTTGAGTGGATTCCAATTCCCATTTTTTGGAGAGGAGAAATAG